In one window of Camelina sativa cultivar DH55 chromosome 15, Cs, whole genome shotgun sequence DNA:
- the LOC104748527 gene encoding calcium-dependent protein kinase 32-like, whose amino-acid sequence MRHMPVHPNVVTLKETYEDEHAVHLVTELCEGGELFDRIVARGHYTERATAAVTKTIMEVVQVCHKHGVMHRDLKPENFLFGNKKETAPLKAIDFGLSVFFKPGNVALVLYKNVITLR is encoded by the exons ATGAGGCATATGCCTGTTCATCCTAATGTTGTTACTTTGAAAGAGACTTATGAAGATGAGCATGCTGTTCATTTGGTTACGGAGCTTTGTGAAGGTGGTGAGTTGTTTGATAGGATTGTTGCTAGAGGTCATTACACCGAGAGAGCTACTGCTGCTGTCACTAAAACCATCATGGAAGTTGTTCAG GTGTGTCACAAGCATGGGGTAATGCATAGGGACCTGAAACCAGAGAACTTCTTGTTTGGAAACAAAAAGGAGACTGCACCTCTCAAGGCGATTGATTTtggtctctctgttttctttaaaCCAG GTAATGTGGCTTTGGTGCTCTATAAAAACGTTATCACTCTGAG atga
- the LOC104746965 gene encoding uncharacterized protein LOC104746965 — protein MITATAMGDFFGFKGSIAETALNPDRSDHLSDLVAVSNVEDLKTATSECAQEIHRMAQDPNGSSFLKSLFAKLSELRLIYEIVSLFDAFTGDPEQVKPTVCYTETGCQTFFSLLGYCDHIVKGRFVSIVDMFFTGIMTSQESLTPSFFTSFFSTHR, from the exons ATGATAACAGCGACAG CCATGGGGGATTTCTTCGGTTTCAAGGGGAGCATTGCTGAAACTGCTCTGAATCCAGATCGATCTGATCATCTATCCGATCTTGTGGCAGTATCCAATGTAGAAGATTTGAAGACTGCTACTTCGGAATGTGCACAAGAGATCCATCGCATGGCACAAGACCCTAACGGTTCAAGCTTTTTAAAGAGCTTGTTTGCAAAGCTGAGCGAACTGAGGCTGATCTATGAGATCGTGTCACTCTTTGATGCTTTTACTGGTGATCCTGAGCAAGTCAAACCTACGGTTTGCTACACTGAGACAGG ATGTCAAACCTTCTTCAGCCTCCTTGGCTACTGTGATCATATTGTGAAGGGAAGGTTTGTGTCCATTGTTGATATGTTCTTCACTGGCATCATGACTTCACAGGAGAGTCTTACTCCTTCCTTCTTCACATCCTTCTTCTCAACTCACAGATAA